The Gadus chalcogrammus isolate NIFS_2021 chromosome 14, NIFS_Gcha_1.0, whole genome shotgun sequence sequence CTCACCGTGTGAAGCAGCCGCTGCAAACCTCTCCGGTCAGGGTGTTGGAGACGCAGGCGGCGAGCGGCGCGGCGGACCAGACGCGCCCCCCCGCTGGGACCCCGCTCACCGCCCGCATCCCGTTCCCCTTCCCGGGGCTGGAGAACCGCTCCACCTTCACTGACATCATTCACTGGGAGGGTCGGAGGTATACAGGTCCCCCACGTGAGTCTAGCCGTGTTTACATCCGCATTGTGCGTAGACTTTGCGTCATTTCGTCATCGGCAACGTAGAGGAATTGCCACTTCCACccaggggcgtagccaggaCATTATttctgggggggggcagttcGGGCCAGTCTTTTATTTGGGGTAGCACTCAGAGCCGGCCCTCCCTTTTTTATACACTAAGCAATTTCCTTAACAACAAAGGAAACATTATAAACATAAAGCTCATATTAGTACAAGAAAACATGGTGGAATTAAGAATTTTGACCGTGTATAAAGGTCCGATCATGATAACCTAAAATTACCTGATTCTGACTGGCCTGGCAACCCTACACATGTTGTTAATGTAATGCTCGGTGTGGCTGAGAGGGCAACAAGCAAGGAACATTATGTTTGATTCAGCACAGGCTCTGGTTTGACTGATCCCAAACTGGCAACCGCGATGATGACGATACGGTACATGACGAAGCTAAACGAAGCTTGCTGCCTCTGTCCGTCAtcgcctctctcccgctctctcccccaggGCTGGTTCTAGCCCTTTGGTAGCCCTAGGCGAGATTGAGTTTTGCGTCCACCGTTTCCATCGCGAGCAGAGCATTGCCCTGTCAATTTACATTACTATACTAAACATCACTGAAGACACATATTAACTGTTACCTTAACGTTGCTTAGCAGTTTCTTCACCCATTCATAGCCCTACTATACTACGTTGCATTCAACAATGTGTGATGCATGGACAACAAACAACagaaaagtttcagaacattttctttttaattatttaaaaaaacgtaGATAAATTTTtcaacatataaacatacataaacaaccTCCAGATGCTCAAGAATATTTTTCATGCAATTAACTATGAACACATAAGCAAAAAGGATCAAGTCTAATAAATTGGAATACAGAAATGCTACGAAGAATGTTCAAGGATATTTACCAAATGTAAGGACACTTTATTGTGTGCCAGTTATGACCCATAAACTGGATTAACTATACACTCAAACTACAAACAAAAGTGCTATTATGGATACTGTACATACCACTACAAAATTAAAAGAGAGAAGTCCTTTGCCTATCTCAAATTATAGTTGAACAGTTGTATCTGGCATTTCTATTCATCAAATTGACGCAGCATTAGAATTTGACTCGTCTGCTTCCTAATGGCAAAAACAGCAACAATAGTACTAGTTGTACTTACAAAGTTCAGAGAGAGCTGAACATGAAGGATCAGGTGTCCATTCTCCTGTAGGTGCTGGGCTCTGCAAATATTGCCTGAGTGCATCTGGCCAATTAAAAAACCACTggtcattttacatttacattcatgtaggtcagggatgggcaactttcatgataaagagggccacatttttcatcataaccatcagagggccacatgactgcacacttcaactaaacatgagctgagagaagctacacaatttcgaatttggtagatatgatttcctgcattctggtgcattttggggatggccactacctaaaaaatcttcCAGAATCATAACGGTATGTTAATTTAACCAAcaattcatttcatgttttgcatgctcaaacagccacatgaatggttaGTATtgttatcagtgcaaagggctcacatataTCATCATTCAATAATGTCACAAagctgaaaaacagtggcccaacattaagtgcaacaactcaatgaactcaaacccaacaagcatgatattcattgcagttgtagtagttgtagtggcgacttatgtggatatctttaatgactgatatcctttctaagcaaactagacgcatgggtttgcctttgaattctatgaattcttctcatctttcttgaccgagttttctgtaactcgatcaattataaaaaaatatatatatataaagatttttttttatttttttttattatgtgcgggcctgactgagtgaggatgcgggccgccagttgcccatccctgatgtAGCAGGTGATCAGTGAAGTTATGTTAGCTAGTAATATGTAGCAAGCTAGCAAAGTAGGGTAACTGCCTGCGTGGCAGCAATATTAGGTGATGCACAATACTATTTAGTTTAACACTATAATGGCTGAGGTCACTTACCTCTACTGGgctttcttttcttccttcttttcTGCGTTTTCGTCCCTGCACACCGGAGGGTTTAGACCTCTTCATTTTGAGAATCTATATTAGGTATGTCAGGCTTGATGATCATGCAGTgtgtaagctttactttgactgTTTCAGTAAGTATACTTAAAGAGTTGATGAGAaatgggcttacttcctgtttggcaagtttggctatgatatgtgAAAGAGTTGCTGAAAAATAAGCTTACTTCCTGTTCGGCCTGTTTTTACGTcgagtttgattggctgtcacggccaagaATTTGAAAAAACTGTTTGAcgcatttgttcagcttggtctgaagatcatatcgggcaagtttcatgaagattggaggCCTGTGGATTTGTACAATTggttttgacaactttcaacatggcggccaaatTCTGATGTTTCCGTGAGAAATAATCGactagctatatggggaggtcagatagtatcaccagacattgatttttttttttgaaatatactcatgtgaagagagaggagttaaaacacatcttcaTTAATTACAGCGTCCCCATAGATGTCAAAGGTCTCCAAATTTAACGAGTTTCCCCATGATGATTTCAtggtttggttatgatatgtcaaagggctgctgagaaattggcttacttcctgtttggtgtCTTCGCGGTcggatttgattggctgtcacggccaaacggttttgaaaaatgtattcattaaGTTTTATCAATCATGGCCTGAAGATCATCTCTGCCAAggttcgagatgattggacagcatttgtgataggagatgcattttgaaggtttttgacatacaCCAAGATGGCTTAAAATCCATCATGTCGCAAAACAACGACATAGGGTGCGTTAAACTCGGTCGAAGGATTCTAATGACACCTTGTTTCtgaatattggatgaatgggtaaaaagttataaacatgaatgtatGTCCAACTTtaacctgttggtggcgctagagctcaTGAGCTAGCAACCTCAAATTTGCTGTGAGGGATCATGGGACTGTCCTGAATCAGTGTGCCACATTTCACAACTTTTTTGTCAATGgtgttctatgggctgccatagactccctTGGAGAGATAATAATAGTAGGAAAACGTAGAATAACAATGGTTGTCTCACAGCTTCGCTGCTTGACCCcaaataataataggaaaacgtTGAATGACATTGTTTGTATGGCAGCTTCGCTGGTTGACcccaaaatacaaaacaatacaatGTCCGGCTATACACAGACCCCCCTTTGACCTCCCACATCCTCACACGACACATTTGCATTCTCATTATACATGCACCATTCGTCATGATGAACAACTTTAAAGGGGACCCCTAGCTAGCGATCCTAGTTGACCCGTGTTCTCAGCTCATGAGGATCCTTTAATACACAAAGAAACTCATTAAAGGAACTCATTACTTTGGGTCAGAGAACTCATAGGGTGACcagtagggctgtaacgatacgcgtatcaaaccgaaaatcgcgatactcaaagccacgaacctgtctcgcggtgtgagaaggcagaagcgcgatatgccctttctaactcttcggtcaaattgtccgattgaaatgtgctaataatttgtctaaataatagtctgctgacagcgccccctcctatcgatgccgtaaatatgtgacgagatgccctctctgtgatcacagctctccgtggctacggaggattgcatttctccacagccgttgaagtcctcatatgcgatatgaacgacatttatccagagtgggccaagcgcgaaaaaaattgcctgtgtgatcctgtctctattgttttgtgtgatttgactggcagtttgtctgcttataggtcggaatgaagcggccaccgattattgacaggatgggtactttattctaccggactcgttcacttcttcactagacacacgtgctaccgctcgctctcctcgctcgtccactcactcgctgacgtcacacacgcatacgcatatgcacactgccattctcccgcacacacatatgctactcgtaacactatgcctcgttattgcgacgttcatgtttttcctcatctattgaaagttaggctattaaacatgttgcattctatatggcctgattatgtcattatttaagctacatagcctaataagaagcgctaataaggatatttgaataaaccaaccaaacagttaaaggggccctattatgcctaccagcaaaaagcaacctccaactgcaatctttggttatttctttattaatttagctatactttaatagtattctttcggttcaaatctgttcagtgttccaaattatttgttattaaatgttaaattAAGATAATTGGTAtgtaagtgttgtttaaataaaatgctttttaaatttaaaagaatcgtgggatgtatcgaaccgtgggtcaaaaatcgtgatacaaaccgaatcgtgaatttgtgtatcgttacagccctagtgaCCAGAGAATGAAGCTCAacagcctctttagcaaaccagctcgaaaataagcaacacaactttacatattgtattgcatgcacagcaagaccgtgcaatacATAAATTGGTGACCAGAATAAAGTAGCACTGCAATCAATTGTgcaagagcatttaaaatccacattaaaatgaccaacgtggtacaaatacaaagaaaataaatctcttcatTGGTAAGGGAcagacttttttttattgataacaacattggcatatactgatcaaaacaggacgatacaaaaaaaaagcctatagtgcaattaaacgatgaacatacaaacatactgccttgaacatagcagtcaggctactgcttctttgttttgagcaaaataaattgcgttaatcgtgcgataaaaaattaacgctgttaaaattggtttgtgttaacgccgttaataacgcgtttaactgacagcactagtatatatacatataatatatattgtatattatatttattaatataataaagCTGGACCTCTGGCAGTAACGTCATGAAATGCAATATTCTGTGTATTATCTTAGCCCCCCCTTTTGAatgcaactttcaaattacttgacaaaaaattaaaccCTGAGGATTTTGAGGGTGAAAACCCGTCGATTCCCATTCATTCTGCACTCGCCCACGAGTGCAGAATGAATGTCCATGCGAgcgtagtagtagtattaatattagtatTAATAGTATTCAAACCAATCACTGACAAGGGatgggtgttgtggggttttgcgctgcgttcatgatagtttttaaTGGATGCAccaaacacggaagggaggggcgagcgggctctgtttgttttggatcACGCTTCAAATGCCGACAGAAGAgacgtcacccaacatcgctgataaAACCTGACAAACCTGTAACAGAGAATGTGGGCTCTGTCTGTAATCAGACACTATTCAAGTCCTTTACTTATGAACGTGTGATCAGAGTACAACTGATCGTATTAGGTACTAGGTTGAAGAGGAATGACTTGAGGTGAGTGTTCAAAGGACGAGAGGGATCTTTTGCAGTAAGGAGAACTGTTTCAGTCACTGGACCTCCACTCCGTCGGAGGACGATGATCCACACATGAACCAAAGTGAGTAAAGACATGTCATTGGTATTATTGATAGCCTCATATTCAGGGCAAGCTAATGTGTATTCAGTTTAGATAAAGTTAGAGAAGATGACCTTATGTAAACAATACATACTAACTTTAGTATTCTGGGATATATTAACACAGAACCCATGTTACAAGATAACTTTAGTATTCTGCGTTATATTAACACAGAACCCATGTTACAAGATAACTTTAGTATTCTGGGATATATTAACACAGAAAATGACATTTGGCTCAGATGTTTCCTATTTAATATTAAGTTGCCGATGGTAGACAGTGTTCATTAGAGATGATTGTAAGGTAAAGGCCAATGCAGCCTGTTCTAGCATTAATGAGGAAACAACGTACTTAATACACACCAATCTTTATAGTTTGACAAGTTATGGTTGTCGGGTTATGCtgatgaatgtttattttttctagACCTCCTGAATCCGTAGGGTACAGACCACCTCTGGAGTTTATTAACAAAGATTTCAGAACTAAAGAATGCATCCGGAAAGACTTCCTGTCTAGACCTCTGCTAAAATGGCTGAAGaaaaccctcctcctctcaaacATTTCCTGACCTGCAGCGTGTGCACTGAGATCCTCAAGGACCCGGTGTCTTTGAGCTGTCACCACAGCTTCTGTTCCAGCTGTCTCCAGGACTTCTGGGCCCAAGCTGAGAACAAAAACTGTCCCGTCTGTAAGAGGAAAGACTCAAAGGATATAGTTGTTAACTTTTCCCTCAAGGAGCTCGCTGACTCCTACGCTGGAAGACAGAGGTCTGCCCCCTCTGATGAGGCCCAGGTGGTCTGCACTGAGCACTTAAAGGATATCAAGTGGTTCTGTAAGGACGAGCAGAgagctgtgtgtcatgtgtgtgagttCCCTCACCACCAGGGTCACACAGTGGTTCCTCTAGAAGAACAAGTCCAGGAGCTGAAGCAGCAGCTGACACATGACCTCAAGGCTCTACAGGCCAGGAGGAGCAGAcaccaggagctggaggagacgtaTGAGGCCATGGTTCCTCACCTCAAGGGACAGCGGGTGAAGACCGAGAGGCGGATCAGAGCAGAGTTTGAACAGCTTCACCGGTtcctgagagaggaagaggaggccagagtggaggccctgagagaggaagaggagcagaagaggaagaggatcctCCTGAAGAGGAACACCCTTCAGGAGCAGATCCGGTCTCTCTCAGAGAGTCTCTCGGCTGTAGAAGCAGACCTGCAGAAGGACGGCCTGTCGTTCCTCAGCGCTTCCACGCGCTCCCGGACCAGCGCCAGAGCCCTGCTCTCCGGTTCTGATCCCCAGCTGCTTCCTGGAGCGCTGCTGGACGAGGCCAAACACCTGGGAAACCTGGCCCACAGAGTCTGGGAGAAGATGGGGCAGAGGACCACCTTCAGCCCCGTTACTCTGGACCCAAACACTGCAGcacgctcactctctctgtctgatgaTCTGACCAGCGTGAGACGTAGCGATGTAATCCAGAAGGTTCCTAACAACCCAGAGAGGTTCAGTCAGTACACTAATGTTCTGGGTTCTGAGGGCTTCAGCTCAGGGGAACActgctgggaggtggaggtgggagacCATCCTCACTGGTTTATAGGTGTTGCTAAAGAGTCagtggagaggaaaggagagtgtTCGGCTTCACCAGATAATGGAAACTGGTGTTTAGTCCACCTCAGTGGAAAGTACACTCTGGGTGCTGGTCAAACCCTGACATTGAAGAGGACTCCAGAGAGGATCAGAGTCCAGCTGGACTATGATGGAGGGGAGGTGTCCTTCTACGACCCTGAAGACATGACTCTCATCTACACCTATCAAGACACTTTCACTGAAAACATCTTCCCTTGGTTTGCTCTTGGACCAGCAGGTGAAGCCCGGAACAAAGATGTTAGAGTGTGTGGTGACCCCTCACGCACTAAGCCATGTAAATGAATGTAACCTTGTCAGTTCTGTTTGCCTGCTAGAGTCTCTAGTATGTAGAAAcatggtgtgtatatatatatataatcggGTAATAATCAAATAGtagaacaaagaaacaaatcAACAGGTATATTACAACTAAATAATACGAGTCCACCTTGTGGTCAATGTATGGAATGAATCATATAGTCCACAGAACAAGAAAACACTGCCTGcagttacatatatatatatatatatatatatatatggatcgtatcatatatatatgtggatcAATTTATCTAGTTGTGTATGAGTATAGTATCATAGGCGGTAGAGGACGGTCAGTGAAGGTCTCGGTGCAGCCTGTGGATCATTAACAGTGAGGGGTGTGGGGGTTTTCTTGTTAACTGGTATAAATGGAATTGTACGTTTAATGTTGATAACAAGGGTCTGTAATAGAACCACACATGTAGAAAAATCAATGATATTGTTAGCACAATATTGTTATGTTAACACCTACACAAGAATCACAtgggaaaataataatcatctaTCAAACGGTTGGTTGTGTAATTCTATTACTTTTGGTTTTAGTCAATGCTGTTCATTCCTGTCTGTGTATTAGTCTACCCTCACTGTTTGGGACGTATCGGTTTATACATATTCACGCAGGGTATAGAAAGGTGTTAGGGTTTGATTCCAGGGTTTAGGGTTTAGTTACAGGAAATCAATCAGAACATAATGATGAattaattattatgttattaattattatgaatagTGATTATTCAGATCACTGTGATTCCATTCCCGTTAACCAACTAAAagttatttcttacaataaacaTGTGTCGGCCTGTTCTATGATTCATGTCGTTCATAACTCCTCCAGAAGCCGTCCTGACGCGTACAACAGGAAACCTTCTTCACACACTTCACAACCATCCGCAAAGTCACATAAAAGTTATTACTTTAGcctaatatatattatgcatatatatagaCGCTAGGTACAAGAGtctagagatggttagtttaggtactaGAGATGATTAGTTTAGGTGTTAGAGGTTATACATATCGAACcaaatactaatatatatatatctagcctacacatgtgtatatatatatatatatatatatatatatatatatacacacatacatacatacatacatatatatatatatatatatatatatatatatatatatatatatatatatatatatttatatatatatatatatatatacacacacacatacatacatacacacatatatatatatatacacacacatatatatatatatatatatacacacacacacacatacatacatacatacatatatatatatatatatatatatatatatatatatatgtatatatatatatatatatatatatatatatatatatatatatatatgtatatatatatatatatatgtatatatatatacacatacatatatatatatatacacatacatacatacatacatacatacatatatatatatattcatatatatatatatacacacatgtatatatatacatgtagatGATATACATGTATAGATATAGAATTTTGTTCAATATGTAGACCCGTTCAAACCTGCGCTGTGTGAGTTGGACAAAGCCTTGTTAGACATCGTTAGTTATTTTAAAtcagaattaatattttatatccACACCTTTTTCTCTAAATGTTGAATCTACACGTTTCCCTCTCGTCAGAACGTCACACTTCCATCAAAGATAATGAACCCGAAGACAAACCTTCTCCCAGCCGAACACAGACAGATGACGTCATGGTAGAGTCGTGACGGACAGACGGTGAGCGTCAGAAGGAGCACCGCCCAGCTAGCGGCTGACGGCGCCTCATGACCACGGGGTCGCTGGTTCAAGTCCGACCTCGACCAACCGTCATGTGGTGCTgtcggtgtgtcagtgtgtgtgagttaagaCCCCGGTGGccacagggggggggcaggcaggtCCACACCCTGGCCCAGCACGGAGACACCCTGCTGTTGGGCCCCTGGATAGAAATGAGGGCAGAGAAGAGCTCCAGACTAGCCTCGGTGTCGTCTGTGAAGCCCTCATCCTCTGCCTGGTCGGCCAGgtcctccagcagctgctccgtctcctccccctcaggaTCCATGTTGGAACAATATTGGGATTATCTGAATGAGTACATCAACATGTGTGGAACCCATATTAAAGTTGGTCTTAATAAAGATGGAAAGTGTGCAGCCCCCATTCATTATTTGATTATAGCACCTTCTTGTTATGATTATATTTATGATGACAGATTGGACGACCGAATATGCAAATATGTGAATCTAATCTGTTTTGCAGaattaaaaacattttatttcaaacGTATACATGCCTGGTCATCATTTCATGTCCCAGTGTGAAGTATCCAGTATTCAGTGCAACTTACTAGTGTACTTGGTGGGGAGACGGAAGGAGGGGACAAACATCTGTCCAAACACATTGGTGCCACATGTGTTGACACAATGTACCAGATCCCCCGAGAGGCCGAGGAGAGCGGACCTCTTctcagccacagcagcagcagcccggtCCTGGTTCCACCGGTTCAGCCCGTCCAGAAGGTAGAGCTGGAGGGTCAGGTCATTGGCCCGGGTCCCTGAAAGTAGAGAATATTGTATTGTAGAACATCTATTAACAATAAAGTAAATGGTCATCAGGGTGTTAGACGCTGGTGATGCCATCAAAACTCACCTGGAATAAAGCGGTTCAGGTGGCAGTGGAAGGACTCCAGGGATGTTGAACCTCGCGCACACCTGTACTTGGTGAGGACGACTCCCtccttggtggtggtggtgccagtCTTTGTGTACAGAGGCACACCTGGCAGGTCCTGGATGCAGGACGTGCCTCTTCTGAACTCGCCAGATGTGCTCCATCCTCCCCCGGTCCAGGAGGGGAACCCCCAGCAGGTCCCCGCCTTTGTCCCCcatcagctccagcagcagggcctccacctggcggacgggggcctcctctgCGCGGGTCCTCCGCCTGCAGTACTGCGCCAACTGGGCCTTGGTTAATCGGCCGTCCACCAGAGCCTCGGAGATGCCGGGCACACCCTCCCTCCGGAGCTCCTCCCTCTTGGCGTGGCGCAGAAGGGCCACATCTTCAGGGTCCCACTCGAACAGGCAGACTGAGAGCGTGGCCATGAAGATGGGGTACAGGGCGTGGGCGTCGGTCCTGCATCCGGCCGCAAGCCGCCGAAGGAAGTGCCAGACGTCCAGCCGGATGACGAGGTCTGGCCAGCCGCCGAACCTGGCCTTCAGCTTGCTCTCCCCTCCCGTCTCCTTGCAGCAGCCACAGTCCACGTAGAGGAGTATAGGGGGAGCCACGCCCGCCTCGCTGTAGCGCCTGATGAGGCCTGACACCATCCGGTCCACGCCCGCCTCGCTGTAGCGCCTGATGAGGCCTGACACCATCCGGTCCACGCCCGCCTCGCTGTAGCGCCTGATGAGGCCTGACACCATCCGGTCCAGGTCCCTCCTGGGCTGTCAGGGCGCTGATCAGGACCTGCCCCTTCTCGTTGCTGACGGAGGACACCAAGAGCGCCGTCCCCTTGGCGGCTCCAGCCAGCTTTTTGGTCGTCTGGAATTAAACAGAATAAACTAATTCAGAGTGCTTTCACAACAATAATATAACGAAGAATAAGAACAAAACAGAAgctaaatatatacacaaaagTACATCTAGGAATAAACACATAAAATAGGGATTTACACGCGCAAAAATGCACATCAAATAAACATTGACACATTTGTGACTATAACCTTCACAAGCTGGGATATTTCATGCATTGTTGTTGTCCTTTTGACCTTCTTTGTGGAATCCATGTTTAAAATGGAGCCAAAGGTGGAGGTGAGGCCTTGATGGCCCATACGGCTCATCAAGTCCCTCCCGTACACCGTCAGGAGCCACCTGTTGGTCGGGACAGCCCCAGGCTCGAGGGCTCTGTCAGACCACAGGGGAGAGACCGGGCCTGCTGTGTAAAGTCACTGCACAGCTCCATGTAGCGGCCGAACGCTGCAGCCACTCCTCGCTGGGGGTCTCCAGCAGCTGTTGGGCCAGGCGTGGGGAGCTGTTGGGGTCCTCTCCTGTAGCgtaccctcaccctaacccaaaGAGTTTTCTATTGGCAAAATGTTAGAAGTATTTTCTATCTAATATTGATATTCTAAGGTTTAGTGTGATCAAATATCGCTATATGCTGGATTACTGGCAGGATGATTTGAGCTGCATAAAAAAAGATGTTTGCTTTCATGATCTGAACTCCCCCTCcaagagaccaggaggagaccaagagaccaggaggagaccaggaggagaccaggaggagaccaggaggagaccaggaggaccaggaggagaccaggaggagaccaggaggagaccaggaggagaccaggaggagaacaggggaccaggagaccaggaggagagaccaggaggagaccaggaggagaccaggaggagaccaggaggaccagga is a genomic window containing:
- the LOC130403128 gene encoding zinc-binding protein A33-like; the protein is MAEENPPPLKHFLTCSVCTEILKDPVSLSCHHSFCSSCLQDFWAQAENKNCPVCKRKDSKDIVVNFSLKELADSYAGRQRSAPSDEAQVVCTEHLKDIKWFCKDEQRAVCHVCEFPHHQGHTVVPLEEQVQELKQQLTHDLKALQARRSRHQELEETYEAMVPHLKGQRVKTERRIRAEFEQLHRFLREEEEARVEALREEEEQKRKRILLKRNTLQEQIRSLSESLSAVEADLQKDGLSFLSASTRSRTSARALLSGSDPQLLPGALLDEAKHLGNLAHRVWEKMGQRTTFSPVTLDPNTAARSLSLSDDLTSVRRSDVIQKVPNNPERFSQYTNVLGSEGFSSGEHCWEVEVGDHPHWFIGVAKESVERKGECSASPDNGNWCLVHLSGKYTLGAGQTLTLKRTPERIRVQLDYDGGEVSFYDPEDMTLIYTYQDTFTENIFPWFALGPAGEARNKDVRVCGDPSRTKPCK